A section of the Methanocaldococcus sp. FS406-22 genome encodes:
- a CDS encoding GNAT family N-acetyltransferase has protein sequence MITIDTAKKEDIEDMINLLKQLFEIEKDFIPNYEKQRKGLELLLDREDAVIFVARYNGRVIGMCSIQMLISTAEGGKVGLLEDLIVNEKFRGRGIGTKLLLEAERYCKENGFLRLSLLADKDNIKALEFYKLRGWKFTNLICLRKFFGGDRVE, from the coding sequence ATGATAACTATAGATACTGCTAAAAAGGAGGATATTGAGGATATGATTAATCTATTGAAGCAGTTATTTGAGATTGAGAAGGACTTTATCCCAAACTATGAAAAGCAAAGAAAAGGATTAGAGCTTTTATTAGATAGGGAAGACGCAGTAATATTTGTTGCAAGATATAATGGGAGAGTTATTGGGATGTGTTCCATTCAGATGTTAATATCTACTGCTGAAGGAGGAAAGGTTGGGCTCTTAGAGGATTTGATTGTTAATGAAAAGTTTAGAGGCAGAGGCATTGGAACAAAGCTTTTATTGGAGGCTGAGAGATACTGCAAAGAAAATGGTTTTTTGAGGTTATCTCTATTGGCAGATAAAGACAACATAAAGGCATTGGAGTTTTATAAATTGAGGGGCTGGAAATTTACAAATTTGATTTGTTTAAGAAAATTTTTTGGTGGTGATAGAGTTGAATAA
- a CDS encoding helix-turn-helix transcriptional regulator — MKNKLKIYRAMYNLTQEDLAKKLGVSRQTIIAIEKGKYDPSLKLAFKIAKFFGVKIEDIFIYEKDE; from the coding sequence ATGAAGAATAAACTAAAGATTTATAGAGCTATGTATAACTTAACTCAAGAAGATTTAGCAAAAAAGTTAGGAGTTAGTAGGCAAACAATCATTGCCATAGAGAAAGGCAAATATGACCCATCTTTAAAATTAGCATTTAAGATAGCAAAGTTTTTTGGAGTTAAGATTGAAGATATATTTATCTATGAAAAGGATGAATAA
- a CDS encoding DUF2178 domain-containing protein, giving the protein MNKAFIGFLIGVLWVVLYYFLALFNLRVLAIIILFLAIVVFFAKEMQNIYPLFGDWKEISLILSCGLVGGVILYFTFYYSQQIDIGFLFIGLIFMCIGIIPLIFKETREDTDIDERKVVIYEKSAYKTIMSFILSITIFWCVVCYLGNYDIKIALINFFAGIISVITLPFMIFTTYYTKKFS; this is encoded by the coding sequence ATGAATAAGGCATTTATTGGATTTCTCATTGGAGTTTTATGGGTGGTTTTGTATTATTTCTTAGCACTGTTTAATTTAAGAGTTTTAGCAATAATCATATTATTTTTAGCTATAGTTGTATTCTTTGCTAAGGAAATGCAAAATATCTATCCATTATTTGGAGATTGGAAAGAGATATCTTTAATTCTTAGCTGTGGATTAGTTGGAGGAGTAATCTTATACTTTACCTTTTATTATAGTCAACAGATAGATATCGGATTTTTGTTTATTGGTTTAATTTTTATGTGTATTGGGATTATTCCCCTCATATTTAAAGAGACGAGAGAGGATACTGATATTGATGAAAGAAAGGTAGTAATATATGAAAAGAGTGCTTATAAAACAATCATGTCTTTTATTTTATCAATAACTATATTTTGGTGTGTAGTTTGTTATTTGGGGAATTATGATATCAAAATAGCTTTAATTAACTTCTTTGCAGGGATTATTAGTGTCATAACACTGCCATTTATGATTTTTACTACATACTACACCAAAAAGTTTAGTTAG
- the porC gene encoding pyruvate synthase subunit PorC → MIEIRFHGRGGQGAVTAAQILAKAAFYDGKFCQAFPFFGVERRGAPVMAFTRIDDKKITLRCQIYEPDYVVVQDATLLESVNVVEGLKKDGAVIINTVKDDLDLGYKTYTIDATGIALDVLGVPIVNTAMVGAFAGVTGIVSIESVKKAILDTFKGKLGEKNAKAAEVAYNEMLKKYKK, encoded by the coding sequence ATGATAGAAATTAGATTCCATGGAAGAGGAGGACAAGGTGCTGTTACCGCCGCTCAAATATTAGCTAAAGCTGCTTTTTATGATGGAAAGTTCTGCCAAGCATTTCCGTTCTTTGGTGTTGAGAGAAGAGGAGCTCCAGTTATGGCATTCACAAGAATAGATGACAAAAAAATCACATTAAGATGCCAAATTTATGAGCCAGATTATGTTGTTGTTCAAGATGCTACTCTTTTAGAGAGTGTTAATGTTGTTGAGGGGTTAAAGAAAGATGGGGCAGTTATAATTAACACTGTTAAGGATGATTTGGATTTAGGTTACAAAACATACACAATTGACGCTACAGGAATAGCCTTAGATGTTTTAGGAGTTCCTATTGTAAATACTGCAATGGTTGGAGCTTTTGCTGGAGTTACAGGGATTGTTAGCATAGAATCAGTTAAAAAAGCTATTTTAGACACATTTAAAGGAAAATTAGGAGAGAAAAACGCTAAGGCAGCTGAAGTTGCTTATAATGAGATGTTAAAGAAGTATAAAAAGTAA
- the porD gene encoding pyruvate synthase subunit PorD: MVTIAAIIYEPGNSIKNKTGSWRTFRPILDNEKCVKCENCYIFCPEGAIQEDENGNFKINYDYCKGCLICMNECPVNAITKVREEK; encoded by the coding sequence ATGGTTACAATTGCCGCAATAATATATGAGCCAGGAAATTCAATAAAAAACAAAACAGGAAGCTGGAGAACATTTAGACCAATCTTAGACAATGAAAAATGTGTAAAATGTGAAAACTGCTATATATTCTGTCCAGAAGGGGCTATTCAAGAGGATGAAAATGGAAACTTTAAGATAAACTACGATTACTGTAAAGGATGCTTAATCTGCATGAACGAATGTCCAGTAAATGCAATAACAAAGGTTAGAGAAGAGAAATAA
- the porA gene encoding pyruvate synthase subunit PorA codes for MCEVKVITGTSAAAEAAKLADVDVVAAYPITPQTTCVEKLAEFVANGELDAEYIKVESEHSAMSACIGAAATGARTFTATASQGLALMHEMLFIASGMRLPIVMMVANRALSAPINIWNDHQDSIAERDTGWIQIYVEDNQETLDSIIQAYKIAENEDVLLPVMVCLDGFILTHTVEPVTIPKAERVREFLGVYEPKHAYLDPDRPITQGPVGVPDCYMETRKQIEEAMERAKKVIKDVNEEFAEWFKRKYGNGLVEAYNLENADTVLVAIGSVCGTIKYVIDELKKEGKEVGLLRIRTFRPFPKKDVKELLKDANNIAVLDKNISLGVNKGALGIEMASILKNKKVCNYIVGLGGRDVKIEDIKAIINHVEKSEDDATLWVGLKE; via the coding sequence ATGTGTGAAGTTAAAGTTATTACAGGAACTTCAGCAGCTGCTGAAGCGGCTAAATTAGCTGATGTTGATGTTGTTGCGGCTTATCCAATCACACCACAAACGACATGTGTTGAGAAGTTAGCTGAGTTTGTAGCTAACGGGGAGTTAGATGCTGAATATATAAAAGTTGAGAGTGAGCATTCAGCAATGTCTGCCTGTATTGGAGCAGCTGCAACTGGAGCAAGGACATTTACGGCAACTGCCTCTCAAGGTCTGGCTTTGATGCATGAAATGCTCTTTATTGCCTCTGGAATGAGATTGCCAATAGTCATGATGGTTGCTAACAGGGCTTTATCAGCTCCTATAAATATATGGAACGACCACCAAGATTCAATAGCAGAGAGAGACACTGGATGGATTCAGATATATGTTGAAGACAACCAAGAGACTCTTGACAGCATTATACAAGCCTATAAGATTGCTGAAAATGAAGATGTTTTATTACCAGTTATGGTTTGTTTAGATGGGTTTATCTTAACCCACACAGTAGAGCCAGTAACAATCCCAAAAGCAGAGAGAGTTAGAGAGTTTTTAGGAGTTTATGAACCAAAACACGCATACTTAGATCCAGATAGACCAATAACTCAAGGACCTGTTGGAGTTCCAGATTGTTACATGGAGACAAGAAAGCAGATAGAAGAAGCTATGGAAAGAGCTAAGAAAGTAATTAAAGATGTTAATGAGGAATTTGCAGAGTGGTTTAAGAGGAAGTATGGAAATGGTTTAGTTGAAGCATACAACTTAGAGAATGCAGACACTGTATTGGTAGCAATAGGTTCTGTCTGTGGAACAATAAAATACGTTATTGATGAGCTTAAAAAAGAAGGGAAAGAAGTTGGATTGTTAAGAATAAGGACATTTAGACCATTTCCAAAAAAGGATGTTAAAGAGTTATTAAAAGATGCCAACAATATAGCTGTATTGGATAAAAACATTTCATTAGGTGTTAATAAGGGAGCTTTAGGTATTGAAATGGCATCAATTTTAAAGAATAAGAAGGTTTGCAACTACATTGTTGGATTGGGAGGAAGAGATGTTAAAATAGAGGATATTAAAGCAATAATTAACCATGTTGAGAAGTCAGAGGATGACGCAACTTTATGGGTAGGATTAAAGGAATAA
- the porB gene encoding pyruvate synthase subunit PorB, giving the protein MQFPREELFAPGHRGCAGCGAAIVARLLLKAAGKNTIISNATGCLEVMTTPYPETSWRVPWIHTAFENAAATASGIEAAIKALKRKRGKYADKKINVIAIGGDGGTADIGFQALSGAMERGHNILYVMYDNEAYMNTGIQRSSSTPFMAATTTSPAGSKIRGEDRPKKDMTMIMAAHGIPYVATACISYPEDFMRKVKKALSIEGPKFIQVLQPCTTGWGYPPEKTIEIGRLAVETGVFPLYEIENGDFRITYKPAKRKPVREYLKMQKRYRHLTDEDIERIQRYIDEKCKLLGL; this is encoded by the coding sequence ATGCAATTTCCAAGAGAAGAATTATTTGCTCCAGGGCATAGAGGATGTGCTGGTTGTGGAGCGGCAATTGTAGCAAGATTGCTTTTAAAGGCGGCTGGAAAAAACACCATTATATCAAACGCTACTGGATGTTTAGAGGTTATGACAACACCATATCCAGAGACATCATGGAGAGTTCCTTGGATTCATACTGCCTTTGAAAATGCAGCGGCAACAGCAAGTGGTATTGAGGCGGCTATAAAAGCATTAAAGAGAAAGAGAGGTAAATATGCTGATAAAAAAATAAATGTCATTGCAATTGGAGGAGATGGAGGAACAGCAGATATTGGTTTTCAGGCATTAAGTGGGGCTATGGAAAGAGGGCATAATATACTATATGTTATGTATGACAACGAGGCATACATGAACACCGGAATACAGAGAAGTTCATCAACACCTTTCATGGCTGCTACAACAACATCTCCAGCTGGTTCAAAAATTAGAGGGGAAGATAGACCTAAAAAAGATATGACAATGATAATGGCGGCTCATGGAATTCCTTACGTTGCTACTGCATGCATTTCATATCCAGAAGACTTTATGAGAAAGGTTAAAAAGGCATTGAGCATTGAAGGTCCTAAATTTATACAAGTTTTACAGCCTTGTACAACAGGTTGGGGATATCCACCAGAAAAAACAATAGAAATTGGAAGATTGGCAGTTGAAACAGGAGTTTTCCCACTCTATGAGATTGAAAATGGGGATTTCAGAATTACCTACAAACCAGCTAAGAGGAAACCCGTTAGAGAGTATCTAAAGATGCAGAAAAGGTATAGACACTTAACTGATGAAGATATTGAAAGAATTCAGAGATATATCGACGAAAAGTGTAAGTTATTGGGGCTTTAA
- a CDS encoding 4Fe-4S dicluster domain-containing protein produces the protein MKKIIMTNFNCDNCGDCVKACMEKNKVGRIAIMEKDGKYIPIICQHCASAPCKEVCPVSAIEHKDGYVYLNEEICIGCGLCALACPFGAIIMEDKAYKCILCNGDEPACVKACSKRCLELVDVNDLIFAKRDKSLDLFSKMTLPTQKTDNSLISKITINAKVQP, from the coding sequence ATGAAAAAAATAATAATGACAAACTTTAACTGTGACAACTGTGGGGATTGTGTTAAGGCATGCATGGAAAAGAATAAAGTTGGAAGAATAGCCATAATGGAGAAGGATGGAAAATATATTCCAATTATATGTCAGCACTGTGCTTCAGCCCCTTGCAAGGAGGTTTGTCCAGTTTCAGCAATTGAGCATAAAGATGGTTATGTGTATTTGAATGAAGAAATCTGTATAGGTTGTGGTTTGTGTGCCTTAGCATGTCCATTTGGAGCTATAATAATGGAAGACAAAGCTTATAAGTGTATTTTATGCAATGGGGATGAACCAGCATGTGTTAAAGCTTGCTCAAAGAGATGCTTAGAGCTTGTTGATGTAAATGACTTAATATTTGCTAAGAGAGATAAATCTTTGGATTTATTTAGTAAGATGACTCTTCCAACACAAAAAACAGATAACAGTTTAATTTCAAAAATAACCATAAATGCTAAGGTTCAACCTTAA
- a CDS encoding 4Fe-4S dicluster domain-containing protein yields MVVVNVGSCIGCRRCERSCPVNGITFNEFPIKCMHCDKNPCLYACPENAIERINDKVVVIKDKCIGCGLCALACPFGAIRIDGVAIKCNGCYKRDVEICKEVCPTGAINNLEEILSNKLCNTLDKFSKLYAIYGGFKGAAK; encoded by the coding sequence ATGGTAGTAGTTAATGTTGGCTCCTGTATTGGATGTAGAAGATGTGAGAGAAGTTGTCCAGTAAATGGAATAACTTTTAATGAGTTCCCAATAAAATGCATGCATTGCGATAAAAATCCCTGTCTATATGCATGTCCAGAGAATGCAATAGAGAGGATTAATGATAAAGTGGTTGTTATAAAGGATAAATGTATCGGCTGTGGTTTGTGTGCCTTAGCATGTCCATTTGGAGCTATAAGAATTGATGGAGTAGCAATAAAGTGTAATGGATGTTATAAAAGAGATGTTGAAATTTGCAAAGAAGTATGTCCAACTGGAGCTATAAATAACCTTGAAGAAATATTGAGTAATAAGTTGTGTAATACTCTTGATAAGTTCAGTAAGTTGTATGCCATATATGGAGGATTTAAAGGAGCTGCTAAGTGA
- a CDS encoding tetratricopeptide repeat protein, giving the protein MECEDMIKTLEILKNVIKAIEFSDKGEFENAIKCLDEVLSLDPKNTLVLYVKGIILKIMGDMDKSMEQFEKIDNNKEKSPLSWTNLICLNFVKGDYEKTLKYIDKLSKISSKCYLSPFHKALIFIELGKYEEVLKYFDELLKVNDKLSSIWRQKAILLGDLGRLNEALECLDRVIEINKNDTYAWYLKGKMLKKLGNYKEALKCLYTAIGLNKDWIHTYKDIGYLELLSGNYDEALKYLSKYLQKFPEDIEAKFYKALVYEHLNKLDDALKIYDEIISKLKDNNFIFKSSLINKARILEKLGKIEEAVETYNKALDNNI; this is encoded by the coding sequence ATGGAATGTGAAGACATGATAAAAACCCTTGAAATCCTAAAGAATGTAATTAAAGCAATTGAATTTTCTGATAAAGGTGAATTTGAAAATGCAATCAAATGTTTGGATGAAGTGTTATCTTTAGACCCAAAAAACACATTAGTTTTATATGTAAAAGGGATTATTTTAAAGATTATGGGAGATATGGACAAATCAATGGAACAATTTGAAAAAATAGATAATAATAAAGAGAAATCTCCACTTTCTTGGACGAATTTAATATGTTTAAATTTTGTTAAGGGAGATTATGAAAAGACATTGAAATACATTGATAAACTCTCAAAAATCTCCTCAAAATGTTATCTTTCCCCATTTCATAAAGCATTAATATTTATTGAGTTGGGAAAGTATGAAGAGGTATTAAAGTATTTTGATGAATTATTAAAAGTAAATGATAAGTTGTCCTCAATATGGAGACAAAAAGCTATTTTATTGGGAGATTTGGGAAGATTAAACGAAGCTCTTGAATGTTTAGATAGAGTTATTGAGATTAATAAAAATGACACATACGCATGGTATTTAAAAGGAAAGATGCTGAAAAAATTGGGAAATTACAAAGAAGCACTCAAATGCCTGTACACTGCTATAGGATTAAATAAGGACTGGATTCATACTTACAAAGATATTGGATATCTTGAGTTATTGTCAGGAAATTATGATGAAGCATTAAAATATTTAAGTAAATATTTACAAAAGTTTCCTGAAGATATTGAAGCGAAATTCTATAAGGCATTAGTTTATGAGCATTTAAACAAACTTGACGATGCCTTAAAAATTTATGATGAAATTATTTCAAAATTGAAGGACAATAACTTTATATTTAAAAGCTCGTTAATAAATAAAGCGAGAATCCTCGAAAAACTTGGAAAAATTGAAGAAGCAGTGGAGACCTATAATAAAGCTCTTGATAATAACATCTAA
- the infB gene encoding intein-containing translation initiation factor aIF-2 yields the protein MAKKNTKKDNRNQNLRCPIVCVLGHVDHGKCLMPYEKVLTEHGEVKIEELFKKGNEVIEEDELKEIRKLDIKVCSLNKNGEIELINAPYVWRLKHKGKMIKIKLKNWHSITTTPEHPFLTNNGWVKAENIKKGTYIAIPRKVYGNDNFEKFIEFINSKILNSELIAKVDESDLENIELPSAKSYKKEKNVFRSEDVIEYNLNIEKIAFSPRIHRCGKPKHYIKLPKSLDEWKSLFYLAGVMFGDGCKDKIANNDEEVFNKLKSLNSLGIEVERIKRKSSYEIIFKNGKNALINLIKVLFDYPSEKKSYNIKIPQILYVAPKELVAEFIRGYFDADGHVNLRQNRIEIVSASKEFIEGLSVLLLRFEITSKIYEIKKSYNGVKKKYYQLNIVGKRNLKNFKNIGLSIKYKEENLNKIIEKSKKSEKYPINKDMKRLRILFGMTKNEVNISYYSKYENGEEIPSYEIVEKFLNSLKPNNLDKKIKVLEGKEKDVNYLKAFESDGLIKDGKLTELGKEALNIWKNQDFGEEDIEYIKSLIQNIAFVEVEDIEVIDYDGYVYDLTTETHNFIANGIIVHNTTLLDKIRKTRVAKREAGGITQHIGASEIPIDVIKRLCGDLLKMLKAELKIPGLLVIDTPGHEAFTSLRKRGGALADIAILVVDINEGFKPQTVEAVNILRQCKTPFVVAANKIDLIPGWNSKEGPFILNFNEKAQHPNALTEFEIRLYENIIKPLNELGFDADLYSRVQDVTKTVCIIPVSAVTGEGIPDLLMMVAGLAQKFLEDRLKLNVEGYAKGTILEVKEEKGLGTTIDAIIYDGIARRGDYLVVGLPDDVLVTRVKALLKPKPLDEMRDPRDKFKPVNEVTAAAGVKIAAPDLDKVIAGCPIRIVPKDKIEEAKEEVMKEVEEAKIEVDDEGILIKADTLGSLEALANELRKAGVKIKKAEVGDVTKKDVIEVASYKQSNPLHGAIVAFNVKILPEAQKEIEKYDIKVFVDNIIYKLVEDFTEWVKKEEERIKYGEFEKLIKPAIVRILPDCIFRQKDPAICGVEVLCGTLRVGAPLMREDGMQLGYVREIKDRGENVKEAKAGKAVSIAIDGRITLKRHVDEGDCMYVAVPESHVRELYHKYMDRLRNDEKEALLRYMELMQKLTNNIFWGR from the coding sequence ATGGCTAAAAAAAACACTAAGAAGGATAATAGAAATCAGAATCTCAGATGTCCAATAGTTTGTGTTTTAGGACACGTGGACCATGGAAAGTGCTTAATGCCTTATGAGAAGGTTTTAACTGAGCATGGAGAAGTTAAGATTGAGGAGTTATTTAAAAAAGGAAATGAAGTTATTGAGGAAGATGAGTTAAAAGAAATAAGAAAGTTGGATATAAAAGTTTGTAGCTTAAATAAAAATGGAGAGATTGAGTTAATAAATGCCCCTTACGTATGGAGATTAAAGCATAAAGGAAAGATGATAAAAATAAAATTAAAGAATTGGCATTCAATAACTACAACTCCAGAACATCCATTCTTAACCAATAATGGGTGGGTAAAAGCAGAAAATATCAAAAAAGGAACCTACATTGCAATACCAAGGAAAGTTTATGGAAATGATAACTTTGAGAAATTCATTGAATTTATAAATTCAAAGATATTAAATAGTGAATTAATTGCAAAAGTTGATGAAAGTGATTTGGAAAATATTGAATTACCTTCAGCAAAGAGCTACAAAAAAGAGAAAAATGTTTTCAGAAGTGAAGATGTTATAGAATATAACCTAAATATTGAAAAAATTGCCTTTTCTCCGAGAATTCACAGATGTGGAAAACCTAAGCATTACATAAAACTTCCAAAATCATTAGATGAATGGAAAAGTTTGTTTTACCTTGCAGGAGTTATGTTTGGAGACGGTTGTAAAGATAAAATAGCAAATAACGATGAGGAGGTATTTAACAAATTAAAATCATTGAATAGCTTAGGAATTGAAGTTGAGAGAATAAAAAGAAAAAGTTCTTATGAAATAATATTTAAAAATGGGAAAAATGCATTAATTAATCTTATTAAAGTCTTATTTGATTATCCAAGTGAAAAAAAATCTTATAACATAAAAATACCACAAATATTATACGTTGCTCCAAAAGAACTCGTTGCAGAGTTTATCAGAGGTTATTTTGATGCCGATGGGCATGTGAATTTAAGACAAAACAGAATTGAAATAGTAAGTGCATCAAAGGAATTTATTGAAGGACTTTCCGTTCTTTTATTAAGATTTGAAATAACATCAAAAATCTATGAGATTAAAAAATCTTACAATGGAGTTAAAAAGAAATACTATCAATTAAATATCGTAGGTAAAAGAAACTTAAAAAACTTCAAAAACATAGGACTTTCAATAAAATATAAAGAAGAAAATTTAAACAAAATCATTGAAAAGAGTAAAAAAAGTGAAAAATATCCAATAAATAAAGATATGAAAAGATTGAGAATCCTGTTTGGAATGACTAAAAATGAGGTAAATATCTCATATTACTCAAAATATGAGAATGGAGAAGAGATTCCTTCTTATGAGATTGTTGAAAAGTTTTTGAACTCGTTAAAACCAAATAACTTAGATAAAAAAATAAAGGTATTAGAAGGAAAAGAAAAAGATGTTAATTATTTAAAAGCATTTGAAAGTGATGGATTAATAAAAGATGGAAAATTAACTGAACTGGGTAAAGAAGCATTAAATATTTGGAAAAACCAGGACTTTGGAGAAGAAGACATAGAATATATAAAATCATTAATACAAAATATTGCATTTGTTGAAGTTGAAGATATTGAAGTTATTGATTATGATGGCTACGTCTATGATTTAACAACAGAAACACACAACTTCATAGCAAATGGTATAATTGTGCATAACACAACACTTTTAGATAAGATTAGAAAAACAAGAGTTGCTAAAAGAGAAGCTGGTGGAATTACCCAACACATAGGGGCGAGTGAGATTCCAATAGATGTTATAAAGAGGTTATGTGGAGATTTATTAAAGATGTTAAAAGCAGAGTTAAAAATTCCTGGGCTGTTAGTTATAGACACCCCTGGGCATGAGGCATTCACATCTTTAAGAAAAAGAGGAGGAGCTTTGGCTGATATAGCCATATTAGTTGTTGATATAAACGAGGGCTTTAAGCCACAAACAGTTGAGGCAGTTAATATATTAAGGCAATGTAAAACCCCATTTGTTGTGGCAGCAAATAAAATTGACTTAATCCCTGGATGGAATTCTAAGGAAGGGCCGTTTATCTTAAACTTTAATGAAAAGGCTCAACACCCAAATGCTTTAACTGAATTTGAAATAAGGTTGTATGAAAACATAATAAAACCATTAAATGAGCTTGGTTTTGATGCTGACTTGTATTCAAGAGTTCAAGATGTAACAAAAACTGTCTGTATCATCCCTGTCTCAGCAGTTACTGGAGAAGGAATTCCTGATTTATTGATGATGGTTGCAGGTTTAGCCCAAAAGTTTTTAGAGGATAGATTAAAGCTTAATGTTGAAGGATATGCAAAGGGAACAATATTGGAAGTTAAGGAAGAGAAAGGATTAGGAACAACGATAGATGCCATAATTTATGATGGAATTGCAAGAAGGGGAGATTATTTAGTTGTGGGATTGCCTGATGATGTTTTAGTTACAAGAGTTAAAGCTTTATTAAAACCAAAGCCATTGGATGAGATGAGAGACCCAAGAGATAAGTTTAAGCCAGTAAATGAAGTTACAGCTGCTGCAGGGGTTAAGATAGCCGCCCCAGATTTGGATAAAGTTATAGCCGGATGTCCAATAAGGATTGTTCCAAAAGATAAGATAGAGGAAGCAAAAGAAGAGGTTATGAAAGAAGTTGAAGAGGCAAAGATAGAGGTTGATGATGAAGGAATTTTAATAAAAGCAGATACTCTCGGCTCTTTGGAAGCTTTAGCTAATGAGTTAAGAAAGGCGGGAGTTAAGATTAAGAAGGCAGAGGTTGGAGATGTAACCAAGAAGGATGTTATTGAAGTTGCATCATACAAGCAGAGTAATCCATTACATGGAGCGATAGTTGCCTTTAACGTAAAAATTTTACCAGAAGCTCAGAAAGAAATAGAGAAATATGACATAAAAGTATTTGTAGATAACATTATCTATAAGTTAGTTGAAGACTTCACAGAGTGGGTTAAGAAAGAGGAAGAGAGAATTAAATATGGTGAGTTTGAAAAACTCATCAAACCAGCAATTGTTAGAATTTTACCAGATTGTATATTTAGACAGAAAGACCCTGCAATTTGTGGAGTTGAAGTTCTCTGTGGAACTTTGAGAGTTGGAGCTCCACTAATGAGAGAGGATGGAATGCAGTTAGGTTATGTTAGAGAGATAAAGGATAGAGGGGAGAATGTTAAAGAAGCAAAGGCAGGGAAGGCAGTTTCGATAGCTATAGATGGTAGGATAACTTTAAAAAGGCATGTTGATGAAGGAGATTGTATGTATGTGGCTGTTCCAGAAAGCCATGTTAGAGAACTCTACCATAAATACATGGATAGACTAAGAAACGATGAAAAAGAAGCATTATTAAGATACATGGAATTAATGCAAAAATTAACCAACAACATATTCTGGGGAAGATAA
- the yjjX gene encoding inosine/xanthosine triphosphatase: MEFKNKKCEICGEKAEIFLFGRFLCKNEKCIEKAKKLSMARHKLRVVAVGSTNPVKTEAVREGFEKVLGAVEVVGVDVNSNVSSHPIGLEETYLGALNRAKNAFEKVQCSYGVGIEAGLIKVGEHYIDVHVCVVFDGIRETVGLSQGFEYPKIVAEKVLEGIEGGKIAEKISGIKDIGKNIGLIGYLTDNNITRKDLCRESVIMALIPRMMKNAHLY; this comes from the coding sequence ATGGAATTTAAAAATAAGAAATGTGAAATTTGTGGTGAAAAAGCAGAGATTTTTTTATTTGGGAGATTTTTATGCAAAAATGAAAAATGTATAGAGAAAGCTAAAAAGTTGAGCATGGCAAGGCATAAGTTGAGAGTAGTTGCTGTTGGATCTACAAATCCAGTGAAGACAGAGGCAGTTAGAGAAGGTTTTGAGAAAGTTTTAGGGGCTGTTGAAGTAGTTGGAGTTGATGTAAATAGCAACGTCTCGTCTCACCCTATTGGATTAGAAGAAACTTATTTAGGGGCGTTAAATAGGGCTAAAAATGCATTTGAAAAAGTTCAATGTTCTTATGGTGTTGGAATAGAGGCAGGATTAATAAAAGTGGGGGAACATTATATAGATGTCCATGTATGTGTAGTTTTTGATGGAATTAGGGAGACGGTTGGTTTATCTCAAGGTTTTGAATACCCAAAAATTGTAGCTGAAAAAGTTTTGGAAGGAATTGAAGGAGGAAAAATAGCTGAAAAAATTTCTGGTATTAAAGATATTGGGAAAAATATTGGTTTAATTGGTTACCTAACAGATAATAATATAACAAGAAAAGATTTATGTAGAGAGAGTGTAATAATGGCTTTAATTCCAAGGATGATGAAAAATGCCCATCTATATTAA